The DNA window GATGTCCTTGAGTGCTTGTATTGATTCTCATGGACTAGCCAAGAATCGGCCCGTCCATTACACAGAAGATGGTTTTCAAAATAATTATCTTCCACCTGAGAGAATGACCAATAGTTTTTCCAAGTTATGGCGCTGGCATCAAAGTCGGATCGAACAAGAACCCGTTCAATTTGAATTGATTAAGCCAGACATTGATTTTCTCAGAGAAAACCGAACGGTCCCAACAATGACATGGATAGGACACTCGACATTCCTCTGGCAATATCAAGGGATCAACTTGATTACGGACCCCCATTTGACTCAACGAGCATCGCCAGTAAATTTTTTGGGACCACAGAGACTTGTGGAACCAGGATTAGCTCTAACGGATCTTCCTGTCATTGATATCGTAATTATCTCACACAACCACTATGACCATTTAGACCGGAAAACTGTATCGGCTTTGGTAGAACAACAGCCGGCAAATCCACCTCTCTTTTTGGTGCCACTAGGTTTGAAAGATTGGTTTGCTGATATTGGTATCAACGAAAAAGTGATCGAACTTGATTGGTGGCAAAGCCATAGAGTTGGTGACTGGCAGTTGAACGCC is part of the SAR324 cluster bacterium genome and encodes:
- a CDS encoding MBL fold metallo-hydrolase translates to MLYRLQLSALSLLLLMSLSACIDSHGLAKNRPVHYTEDGFQNNYLPPERMTNSFSKLWRWHQSRIEQEPVQFELIKPDIDFLRENRTVPTMTWIGHSTFLWQYQGINLITDPHLTQRASPVNFLGPQRLVEPGLALTDLPVIDIVIISHNHYDHLDRKTVSALVEQQPANPPLFLVPLGLKDWFADIGINEKVIELDWWQSHRVGDWQLNAVPVQHWSRRGLFDTNKTLWAGWVVEAPEQKMFFVGDTGYSQDFKDIGERFGSMDISLIPIGAYAPRWFMQDMHVNPDEAVQIHQDVQSRFSVGMHWGIFLNLTDEPLLEPSQRLKEVLTERKLSPDSFITLKHGQTLRL